In Candidatus Margulisiibacteriota bacterium, one genomic interval encodes:
- a CDS encoding acyl-CoA dehydratase activase yields MNFIGIDLGSRNIKLVTISVQGQLLSKKMFDSVHFYKHYGELSNGQFKLNLKKLDIQPEDKIVSTGYGKHQVNIQQAEKISEQKAHVFGAIHQTSLKSFILLDIGGQDTKIVQVENKHILDIYMNDKCGACSGRYLENMANILQMSIEELGQYAEDFVPVSNTCAIFGESELLGKIFEGIAIPRLAAGINYSIFSRIKSNLIRYIDYGVPIIFTGGVALNKALQNIIHKETGLEVIIPKEPQFNGALGAAVSKISLQTKA; encoded by the coding sequence ATGAATTTTATTGGTATAGATTTAGGAAGCCGTAATATCAAACTTGTGACCATCAGTGTCCAGGGGCAGCTTTTATCTAAGAAAATGTTCGATTCGGTTCATTTTTATAAGCATTATGGAGAATTGAGTAACGGTCAGTTTAAGCTTAATCTGAAAAAACTGGATATCCAGCCCGAAGACAAGATTGTTTCCACAGGTTACGGCAAGCATCAGGTCAATATTCAGCAAGCCGAAAAAATATCAGAGCAAAAGGCCCATGTTTTCGGCGCTATTCATCAGACGAGCCTTAAATCCTTTATTTTACTGGATATAGGTGGTCAGGATACTAAAATTGTACAGGTAGAAAATAAACATATCTTGGATATTTATATGAATGACAAATGCGGAGCTTGTTCCGGCCGTTATTTGGAAAACATGGCTAACATTCTGCAGATGTCCATAGAAGAGCTGGGACAATATGCTGAGGATTTTGTGCCTGTCAGCAATACCTGCGCCATATTCGGCGAATCTGAGCTTCTAGGCAAAATTTTTGAAGGTATTGCCATACCCAGGCTGGCAGCGGGAATAAACTATAGTATTTTTTCTAGGATAAAATCGAATCTCATTCGATATATAGATTATGGTGTGCCGATTATATTTACCGGAGGTGTAGCTTTAAACAAAGCACTGCAAAATATCATTCATAAAGAAACAGGACTGGAAGTGATAATACCTAAAGAGCCACAATTTAATGGAGCTCTGGGTGCGGCAGTGAGCAAAATTAGTTTGCAAACAAAGGCATGA